TCATCTGAAAAGATGATCTATTGATTGCTATTTTTTCTCCCTTTTTTCTTAAAATAAGAATGGCTTCGTCTATATTTCCGTTGGAATCAATCAAAGCTTTTTTGCAATCCATTATTCCAACACCTGTCATCTTTCTAAGTTTATTAATTTGATATACAGGAATTTTCATGATTTTTTATTTGTATGATTTTTTTCTTCACGTTCATTTTTGTTGATTAAAATTCCATTTTGAATAGCTTCTACCACAAATTTCAAAATAATATCTATTGATTTGGATGAATCATCATTAGAAGGGATAGGATATTGAATCCCATTCGGATCAGTGTTAGTATCTACCATAGCAAATATAGGAATTCTCAACTTTTTAGCTTCTGTCAATGCTATTTTCTCTTTGTTTGGATCTACCAAAAAAATACCACCTGGTATATGATTCATGTTTGAAATACTTCCTAAATTTTTATGTAATTTATCATATAATCGATTAACTAATAATCTTTCTTTTTTGGACAAAGTATTAAAAGTTCCATTTTTTTTCATTTTTTCTATACTATTCATTTTTTTAACAGATTTACGAATAGTTGTAAAATTTGTCAACAATCCACCTAACCATCTTTCTGTTACACAAGGCATATTTATACTCTTTGCATAAGAATAAACTTTTTCCTTAGCTTGAGCTTTAGTTCCAACTAACAATATTTTTTTTCCAGTTATTGCTATTTTTTTTAATCCATTGCAAGCTTCTTCAAGTTTATAAATTGTTTTTGATAAATCAATAATATGGATCCCTCCTTTTTTCATAAAAATAAAAGGACGCATATTTGGATTCCATTTTCGTGCAATATGTCCAAAATGAACTCCAGCTTTCAACAAATCTTTAGTATTAATTTTCATTTTTATTTTTCAGTTTTTCTATTCCTAACGTTCTAACGTTTTGAAAATTGGTACTTTTTTCTAGCTTTTTTTCGACCAAACTTTTTTCTTTCAACTTCTCTAGAGTCGCGAGTTAATAATCCCTCAAACTTTAATTTGCTTCTATGTTTTAGATCAAATTGACAAAGCGCACGAGATATTGCAAGACGAATCGCTTCTGCCTGTCCATTAAATCCTCCTCCAAACACTTTGATATTCATATCAAA
This sequence is a window from Blattabacterium cuenoti. Protein-coding genes within it:
- the rpsI gene encoding 30S ribosomal protein S9; the encoded protein is MHHTIGRRKRSLARVYLKLGNGLITINSKKLDQYFPKYVHQKILYPIKIIDKLDQFDMNIKVFGGGFNGQAEAIRLAISRALCQFDLKHRSKLKFEGLLTRDSREVERKKFGRKKARKKYQFSKR
- the rpsB gene encoding 30S ribosomal protein S2, whose amino-acid sequence is MKINTKDLLKAGVHFGHIARKWNPNMRPFIFMKKGGIHIIDLSKTIYKLEEACNGLKKIAITGKKILLVGTKAQAKEKVYSYAKSINMPCVTERWLGGLLTNFTTIRKSVKKMNSIEKMKKNGTFNTLSKKERLLVNRLYDKLHKNLGSISNMNHIPGGIFLVDPNKEKIALTEAKKLRIPIFAMVDTNTDPNGIQYPIPSNDDSSKSIDIILKFVVEAIQNGILINKNEREEKNHTNKKS